Proteins encoded together in one Gemmatimonadetes bacterium T265 window:
- a CDS encoding deoxyhypusine synthase yields MFAELGPVSRFVAHNFRHFNAAALVDAAGGYRAHLDGGGRMLVTLAGAMSTAELGLTLAEMIRQDKVHFISCTGANLEEDLFNLVAHDYYERVPNYRDLTPGDEQALLDRHMNRVTDTCIPEMEAMRRLEGAVLAEWRAADAAGERYFPHEFMYRVIRSGALREFYQIDPKDSWVVAAAEKNLPMVVPGWEDSTIGNMYAGHVISGDVKHVHTVRTGIEYMTALADWYTRTSAGHSIGFFQIGGGIAGDFPICVVPMLHQDLQRENVPVWGYFCQISEAVTSYGGYSGAPPNEKITWGKLAVDTPKFVIESDAAICAPLVFAVVLGL; encoded by the coding sequence ATGTTCGCCGAACTCGGCCCCGTCTCGCGCTTCGTCGCACACAACTTCCGCCATTTCAACGCCGCCGCGCTCGTCGACGCCGCGGGCGGCTACCGCGCGCACCTCGACGGGGGCGGCCGGATGCTCGTCACCCTCGCCGGTGCGATGAGCACGGCCGAGCTCGGCCTAACGCTCGCCGAGATGATCCGGCAGGACAAGGTGCACTTCATCAGCTGCACCGGGGCGAACCTCGAGGAGGACCTGTTCAACCTCGTCGCGCACGACTACTACGAGCGCGTGCCCAACTACCGCGACCTCACGCCCGGCGACGAGCAGGCGCTGCTCGACCGGCACATGAACCGGGTCACCGACACGTGCATCCCGGAGATGGAGGCGATGCGGCGCCTCGAGGGCGCGGTCCTGGCCGAGTGGCGCGCCGCGGACGCGGCGGGCGAGCGGTACTTCCCGCACGAATTCATGTACCGCGTGATCCGGTCGGGCGCGCTCCGCGAGTTCTACCAGATCGACCCGAAGGACTCGTGGGTGGTCGCCGCCGCGGAAAAGAACCTCCCGATGGTCGTCCCGGGCTGGGAGGATTCGACGATCGGCAACATGTACGCGGGCCACGTGATCAGCGGCGACGTGAAACACGTGCACACGGTGCGCACCGGGATCGAGTACATGACCGCGCTGGCCGACTGGTACACGCGCACGTCGGCCGGGCACTCGATCGGCTTCTTCCAGATCGGGGGCGGGATCGCCGGCGACTTCCCGATCTGCGTCGTCCCCATGCTGCACCAGGACCTGCAGCGCGAGAACGTGCCCGTGTGGGGCTACTTCTGCCAGATCTCGGAGGCGGTGACGAGCTACGGCGGCTACTCCGGCGCGCCGCCGAACGAAAAGATCACCTGGGGCAAGCTCGCCGTCGATACGCCGAAGTTCGTGATCGAGAGCGACGCGGCGATCTGCGCGCCGCTCGTCTTCGCCGTCGTGCTCGGACTGTAG